In Rhodamnia argentea isolate NSW1041297 chromosome 4, ASM2092103v1, whole genome shotgun sequence, the following proteins share a genomic window:
- the LOC115750790 gene encoding uncharacterized protein LOC115750790, translating to MAGEPLEVQDRLEGSEDDDALSLSDFPLATTTHPSSDTDLDHFSDRPHRSSSDFFEFFIDLGSHMRSADDLIVSGKLVPLQDQSAWPSSRGAAMGRRCESLSELERSSVSRSRSSRAQLARSSRSLDYRKLCRPSNSLVGEAERTSSSARSMGRLESIVTKPSRPRWRMLPLGVVKLPAEMELRDMRSRQLRRNPSTLIAPPPPPVVAGVGGNLAVDRGGWKGSWKLIKALSCKDPATVAVATSFACLPHV from the coding sequence atGGCCGGCGAACCACTCGAAGTTCAGGATCGACTGGAAGGTTCCGAGGATGACGACGCCCTCTCGCTCTCCGACTTCCCGCTCGCCACCACGACTCACCCCAGCAGTGACACCGACCTCGACCATTTTTCCGACCGCCCTCACCGGTCCTCTTCGGATTTCTTCGAGTTCTTCATCGATCTGGGCTCCCACATGCGCTCCGCGGACGACCTCATTGTCTCGGGGAAGCTCGTCCCCCTCCAGGATCAGTCTGCGTGGCCGTCCAGTCGCGGCGCGGCGATGGGCCGTCGCTGTGAGTCTCTTTCCGAGCTCGAGAGATCGTCGGTCTCTCGATCGAGAAGCTCGAGGGCGCAGCTGGCGAGGAGCAGCCGGTCGCTCGACTACCGGAAGCTCTGCCGGCCGTCGAACTCCCTAGTGGGAGAGGCAGAGAGGACTTCATCGTCGGCCAGGAGCATGGGGAGGTTGGAATCGATCGTGACGAAGCCGTCGCGGCCCCGGTGGCGCATGCTACCGTTAGGAGTGGTGAAGCTGCCGGCAGAGATGGAGCTGCGAGACATGAGAAGCCGGCAGCTGCGCAGGAACCCATCGACGCTGATagctccgccgccgccgccggtggTAGCCGGCGTCGGCGGGAATCTTGCGGTTGACAGGGGCGGTTGGAAGGGGTCATGGAAGCTGATCAAGGCGCTGAGCTGCAAGGACCCGGCGACCGTCGCCGTGGCGACGTCGTTCGCCTGTTTGCCACACGTGTGA
- the LOC115750811 gene encoding uncharacterized protein LOC115750811 codes for MSCLALSLQPVNGSDILLQTREWFPPARALVALSAFRHTRFSYAKPSASSSSSAAASSASDADPSYSSDFIGDDPLAASSGQVIVGVESRYRVIYRLVNSIYVLGITTADHDNSVNVFECIHIVNQAVSVVVAACRGVDVTPEKLGRKYAEIYMALDIVLRGASSIRLSAMLSSMHGDGIAKMVHSGIDTESKIRGADSWAGVEVHSNERLAGIQVFSSTRFEVPPETLAAGDEVVATIAPVTQTEQSDSQDTKGEEESQGPQDPFAASDALNKPAELVSGFKKNRDPSATDLTVALAGLEVPTLPPAEATQSTHIGVEGFEGEYGGIEFGNEQASLGETFEGFGEAWGGGLDPSEYVGPTKAPKPQGLGGLELLQTGDGDAAKAAVGKAAEGTPLENLLVKKTEMKGPEMYISEEISAEFRESMLARVGLMGIVYLRTLPPKTAGDKETEFSFRVDGTSAVKRFVMQSSRLSSLGSGLFHVRTAPSDEPIPILKYSLLPRLTPLPLRVRLTKRHSGTLLSVMIQYASNPELPAPLLDVSFILKLPVDPSLLKVSPKAMLNRSERELKWLVPEIPPNGAPGKLRVRMPVDTSAEEVDEEIEVVGYVKFSSQHTSSLSGVCLRPASEGKTDFYEVNHKYESGVYTCN; via the coding sequence ATGTCCTGCCTCGCCCTCTCCCTCCAACCCGTCAACGGATCCGACATCCTCCTCCAGACCCGCGAGTGGTTCCCGCCCGCCCGCGCTCTCGTCGCCCTCTCCGCCTTCCGCCACACCCGCTTCTCCTACGCCAagccctccgcctcctcctcctcctccgccgccgcctcctccgcctccgACGCCGACCCCTCTTACTCCTCCGACTTCATCGGGGACGACCCCCTCGCTGCCTCCAGCGGCCAGGTCATCGTCGGCGTCGAGTCCCGCTACCGCGTCATCTACCGCCTCGTCAACAGCATCTACGTCCTCGGCATCACCACCGCCGACCATGACAACTCCGTCAACGTCTTCGAGTGCATCCACATCGTCAACCAGGCCGTCAGCGTCGTCGTCGCCGCCTGCCGCGGCGTCGACGTCACCCCGGAGAAGCTTGGCCGCAAGTATGCTGAGATCTACATGGCGCTCGACATTGTTCTCCGCGGCGCGAGCAGCATCCGGCTCTCCGCCATGCTGTCCTCGATGCACGGGGATGGGATCGCCAAGATGGTGCACTCCGGGATCGACACCGAGAGCAAGATCCGCGGGGCGGATAGTTGGGCCGGCGTGGAGGTGCACTCGAATGAGCGCCTGGCGGGCATCCAGGTGTTTTCCAGCACCCGGTTTGAAGTGCCGCCGGAGACGCTGGCGGCGGGAGATGAAGTCGTGGCCACCATTGCTCCTGTGACTCAAACTGAGCAGAGTGATAGCCAGGATACGAAAGGTGAGGAAGAGAGTCAAGGGCCTCAGGACCCATTTGCAGCTAGTGATGCTTTGAATAAGCCTGCGGAGCTAGTGAGTGGGTTTAAGAAGAATAGGGATCCGTCGGCGACGGATTTGACGGTGGCCTTGGCAGGGCTGGAGGTGCCGACTCTGCCACCTGCCGAGGCCACACAGTCCACGCATATTGGTGTGGAGGGTTTCGAAGGGGAATATGGTGGCATAGAGTTTGGTAATGAGCAGGCTTCTCTAGGGGAGACTTTTGAAGGGTTCGGTGAAGCTTGGGGTGGGGGTTTGGACCCATCTGAGTATGTCGGTCCCACAAAAGCTCCTAAACCTCAAGGTCTTGGTGGCCTTGAATTGCTGCAAACAGGAGACGGTGATGCGGCCAAAGCGGCAGTGGGTAAAGCGGCAGAGGGTACTCCACTTGAGAATCTTTTGGTGAAGAAAACTGAAATGAAGGGTCCTGAGATGTATATCTCGGAGGAGATTAGTGCAGAATTTAGGGAATCAATGCTTGCTAGAGTAGGACTGATGGGTATTGTTTATTTGAGAACATTACCACCTAAAACTGCTGGCGATAAAGAAACTGAGTTTTCCTTCCGGGTTGATGGTACAAGTGCTGTTAAACGGTTTGTTATGCAGAGTTCTCGCCTTAGCAGCCTCGGTAGTGGTTTATTCCATGTGAGAACGGCTCCTTCAGATGAGCCTATACCTATTCTGAAGTATAGCTTGCTCCCAAGGTTAACCCCGCTACCGTTGAGGGTTCGCCTTACAAAACGACATAGTGGGACTTTACTTTCTGTGATGATTCAGTATGCTTCCAATCCTGAATTGCCAGCACCATTGCTCGATGTGTCCTTTATCCTGAAACTTCCAGTGGACCCAAGTCTACTGAAGGTTTCACCAAAAGCTATGCTGAACAGATCAGAAAGAGAATTGAAGTGGCTCGTCCCAGAGATCCCTCCGAATGGTGCTCCAGGTAAATTAAGGGTTAGAATGCCTGTGGATACGAGTGCAGAAGAGGTTGATGAGGAGATTGAGGTTGTGGGTTatgtaaaattttcttcacaacacacTAGCTCCTTGTCTGGGGTTTGTTTACGGCCTGCTTCTGAAGGTAAGACAGACTTTTACGAGGTCAACCACAAGTATGAGAGCGGGGTTtatacatgtaattga
- the LOC115750813 gene encoding uncharacterized protein LOC115750813, with the protein MLVANSFDMWRKDAFFSAAEEVQESADVMESTYRAWAREMREALSPEYLNDLSRDLQTALGTAKWQLEEFERAVRLSHGPHGDKTTTARHGQFIVAIRDQISRVEAALQEFLGEGGKQPLQWINLDKEERDDLALFLCGTSELSQTAKDEFTENGTSLKGLILESYDKKEDVGSNTNAACSSGLMEESKSLKDGKSNGDVHCMIALDAKDQADKTGGTRRTWSSPSMGDWRIAVADDEESSNLISTFVDTPKEKAPRTPFWKNRCGERTQTKSLTRMFNKAFGHCHVLQRQPHSPRSLRFSCSVQFMLALMLTIFLIVPFVFYTS; encoded by the exons ATGCTGGTCGCCAATAGCTTCGACATGTGGCGGAAGGACGCTTTCTTCTCTGCGGCCGAGGAGGTCCAGGAATCTGCCGATGT GATGGAATCAACATACAGAGCATGGGCTAGGGAGATGAGAGAAGCATTATCACCTGAATATTTGAATGATCTCTCTAGGGACCTCCAAACTGCTTTAGGTACAGCAAAGTGGCAG TTGGAAGAATTTGAGAGAGCAGTCAGGCTTAGCCATGGGCCTCACGGTGACAAAACTACGACAGCTCGACATGGACAGTTTATTGTGGCCATTAGAGATCAAATCTCTCGTGTTGAAGCGGCGTTGCAAGAATTTCTTGGTGAGGGGGGAAAACAGCCCCTTCAGTGGATAAATCTTGACAAAGAAGAGCGAGATGATTTAGCCTTGTTTCTCTGTGGGACTTCGGAACTATCGCAAACTGCGAAGGATGAATTTACGGAGAATGGAACATCTTTGAAGGGTCTCATTTTGGAAAGTTATGATAAGAAGGAAGATGTGGGGTCTAATACTAATGCTGCTTGCAGCAGTGGCTTAATGGAGGAGAGCAAGAGCTTAAAGGATGGAAAATCTAATGGGGATGTTCACTGCATGATAGCTCTAGACGCAAAAGATCAAGCAGATAAAACAGGTGGTACCAGAAGGACATGGAGTTCACCCAGCATGGGGGATTGGAGAATTGCTGttgcagatgatgaagagagCAGTAACCTAATTTCCACTTTTGTTGACACACCTAAAGAAAAGGCCCCAAGAACTCCTTTTTGGAAGAATAGGTGTGGTGAACGCACTCAAACAAAGTCATTGACTAGAATGTTCAATAAG GCATTCGGACATTGTCATGTGCTTCAAAGACAACCTCATAGTCCACGGAGTTTGCGATTTAGTTGTTCAGTTCAATTTATGCTTGCCCTAATGCTAACGATATTCCTCATTG TGCCATTTGTGTTCTATACGTCATAA